The Luteimonas galliterrae genomic interval GAACCCCTCCTCAAGAACTGGAAGGCGACGCTGCCGGCGAACGCCCGCTTCGTCGCCGTGCCGGCGACCTTCGGCGGACCCTGGGATACTTACGCACGCGGCTATTTCGCGGCCGAATCCCTGGGCCTGGTCGACAACACCCACGAGGCCGTGTTCAACGCGATCCACGGCCTGCGCACCCTGCCGCCGAATGCGTCGGCCGAACAGATCGCCGCCTTCTACGCCCAACATGGCGCCGATGCGGCCGCCTTCTCCGCCGCAATGGCCAGCCCCGCGGTCGATGCCAAGCTCGAACACGTGCGCCAGTTCCTGGCGCGCGCGGAGGTGCCGGGCACCGCCGACATCGGCACGCCGATGATCATCGTCAACGGCAAATACCGCATCGATGCCGGCGAAGGCGGTTACGAGAAGATGCTGGACACGGCCGGCAAGCTGGTCGCGCAGGAAAGCGCCTCCGGCGGCTGAGCCGCACTTCCGTGCGGCGGGTTGCAATACGCGCGCGCCGCACCGATAACTCGCTAACGCCCATCGCGTACGGACGGCGATGGATCATCACCCCCGTACCACTCTGGAGTTCGCTGCGATGAACAAGCGCCTTGCCCTGCTGTTGCTGGCTCTGCTGCCGCTGATCGCCTGCAGCCGGCAGGAACCGCCGGCCGCCGCGCCCGCCGCCACCGAAGCCGCCGCACCGGCTGTCGCCGACGAAGCCGTCCCGGCCGACGAACCCGCCGCAGCCGCCGATGCGGCAACGACGCCTGCCCCTGCCACGGATCCCGCAGCCACAGCGACGCCCGATGCCGCACCGGCCGCAGAAGCGGCACCGCCTGCCGCCGCTGCCCCGGCGCCCGGAGCGCCGGTCGCCGGCGTCGACTATGTCCTGATCGCCAACGGCCAGTCCTTCCTGCCCTTGAACGGCAAGGTCGAAGTGGTGGAAGTGTTCGGCTACGTCTGCCCGGCCTGCGCGCAGTTCCAGCCGCTGGTGAACGGCTGGAAGAACAAACTGCCCGCCAACGTGCGCTTCACCTACGTGCCGGCGGCCTTCGGCGGTCCGTGGACCAATTACGGCAAGGCTTATTACGCGGCCGAAACCATGGGCCTGGTCGAACGCACCCACGACGACCTGTTCAAGGCGATCCACATCGACCAGACGCTGAAGGGCGAGCGCGGGACGGATTCGGTCGCAGACATCGCCGCGTTCTACGGCAAGTACGGCGTAGATCCCAAGCAGTTCGCCAGCACGGTGGAAAGCTTCGCCGTCAACGCCAAGCTCAACAAAGCCAAGCAGTGGGCGATCCGTTCCGGCCTGGAAGGCACGCCGACCATCATCGTCAACGGCAAATACCGCGTGCTCGGCAAGACTTTCCCCGACATGCTGCGCATCGCCGACCAGCTGATCGCGCAGGAAAGCGCAGCGGCGGCGCAATAAACTTCATTTATCCTTCGCCAGAATTGCCCGGAGCCCCGTTCCATGCTCAAACGCTTCGCGACCTGGTCGCTGCTCGCCGCGTTGCTGATCCCCGCGCTGGCGGGGGCCCAGGTGCTGATACCCGGCACCGACTACGATGAGCTTGCGCAAGGCCAGCCGTTCGAGCCGCTGAACGGCAAGGTGGAAGTGGTCGAGATCTTCGCGTACGGCTGCCACTTCTGCGCCCAGTTCCAGCCCCTCGTCGACCAGTGGAAGCGCAAGCTGCCCGCGGACGTGCGCTTCACCTACGTGCCGGCCACCTACAGCCTGGACGATCCTTTCGCACGCGCCTTCTATGCCGCGCAGGCCAAGCCGGGCCTGTTCGCGCGCACGCATGAGGCCTTGTTCCAAGCCATCAATACCGACATCACCGTGCCGCGCAACGCATCGATCGACGAGCTCGCCGCGTTCTATTCGGGCTACGGCGTGACCGCACCGGCGTTCGCCGCCGCCATGCAGACGCCTGCGGTCGAAGCCAAGCTGCGCAAGGCGCGCGACTTCGCGCTCGCAGTCGAACTGCAAGGCACGCCGAGCCTGATCGTCAACGGCAAGTACCGGGTCAAAGGCGCCAGCTACCAGGACATGCTGCGCATCGCCGACCAATTGATCGCCAAGGAGCGCAGCGCGCGCCGTTGATCGCGCGCGCCACGGCCATGCCCGACTCAGGCCAAGACCGGCGCCGGCTGCGCCTGCTCAGCGCCAATATCCAGGCCGGCTCCAGCACGCGCCGCTACAGCGATTACGCCATGCGCAGCTGGTCGCACGTGCTGCCGGCGGGCAACAAGCGCGGGTCGCTGGATACCATCGCGCAGTTGGCGGGCGAACACGACATCGTCGGGCTGCAGGAAAGCGATCCGGGCAGCTGGCGTTCGGGATTCACCAACCAGACGCATTACTTGGCCGAGCGCGGCGGCTTCGATTATTGGAGCCACCAGCCCAACCGTCGCGTGGGCAACCTCGCTTCCAGTGCGAACGGATTGCTCAGCAAGCTGGAACCGGTCGAGGTCACCGATCACGCGTTGCCCGGCCGCATTTCCGGCCGCGGTGTGCTGATGGCGCGCTTCGGCGACGGCGACCACGGCCTGACCGTGGCGGTGGCGCACCTGTCGCTGGGCGCGCAATCGCGGCGCGCGCAACTGGCCTATATCGCCGAATTGCTTTCCGGCCATGAGCACGCGGTGCTGATGGGCGATTTCAACTGCATGCCCGACCGTCCTGAAATGCAGACGCTGTACAAGCACACGCGCCTGCAGCCTCCGGCGATCTGCGTGCCTACGTTCCCGAGCTGGCGCCCGCAGCGCGCGATCGACCATATCCTGGTCACCGACACTCTGAACCTGGCCGGCGCACGCGCCTTTCCGGCGGCGTTCTCCGACCATCTCGCCTTGTCGGTCGAACTCGACGTGCCGGAAAAAGCCCTGCGCTGACTTTATCGCTCTGCAGAACGGAGCTTGCTCCGCTGCCCAAGCCCTGCTCCGCCTTTGTAGAGCGGGGCTTGCCCGCTGCTCTTGCTCTTAAGCCGTTCTACTCTTAAGCCCTTAGCTCTTAAGCCCTTAGCTCTTAAGCCCTTAGCTCTTAAACCGTCATCCCAGCGAACGCTGGGACCCATCATGCTTTTGCTGTTGCCCCTAAGCCGTCATCCCGGCGAAGGCCGGGATCCAGGCCCGCGTGCTTGTGGGGCCTCGCTGCGACTCGCGCCATGGAAAAAGGCTTCCGGGCTGCGCCCGGGTCACTTTCTTTGTTGGCCCAAAGAAAGTAACCCAAGAAAGGGCCTGAACTGCGGTGCGATGCGTCGCACCTGAAAGTCAGCCAGCGGCCCTGCTTTCGTCGTGGGTGACCTTCTTACGCAGGTACTAGATTTTGATTCGCAGCCTATGGGTGACGTGGCTTTTGCGGAGTTGCGCTAAGGAGGCGTTCTGGTCGATCGTCTCGGATCTAAATGTCGAAGCGACGGAGGAATCCCGAGGGCCGGCGAGCAATGGCCAAGAACACGAGGTAACCCCATCGCCGGGACACCTTCCAAAGGCCCTTTTTCTTTGGTGACTTCTCTTTTTGGGCCTCACAAAAAGAAAGTAACTCGGCCGCGGTTTTAGCGGACGAAACCCCGGCCTGGAAGGCCGGCAGGTCGCCACAAACTCCAAGCCAAGGCAGCGGAGCAAGCTCCGCTCTACATAGAGCAGCAGCAAAGCGCTGGCGAATACGATCAACCGCCGAACAGCAAGCTGCTGCCCATCACCACCAGGAAGACGGCGAACACGCGCTTTAGCGCCTTGCCGCTGATCGCATGCGCCAGCCGCGTGCCGTACGGCGCGGCGAGCACCGATGCGATCGCCACGCCGATCGCCGCCGGCAAGTACACGTAGCCGACCGCATGCGACGGCAGCGCGCCGACCGGCGCGTTCAACGCGTATCCCAGCGCGCTGCCGATGCCGATCGCGATGCCGCAGGCAGACGACGTGCCGACCGCGCGCACGGGCGCCACCCCGCGCCAGACCAGCAACGGCACCGTCATGCTGCCGCCGCCGATGCCGACCACCGCCGACACCGCACCGATGCCGACGCCGGCCGCGCTCATCGGCAAACCGCGCGGCCGTACGCCGTCGTGCCCGCCGGCTTTCGTGCCGCCCCAGGTCAGCTGCGCCGCGGCCAGATAGCAATAGCCAGCCACGCACCAGCGCAAAACGGCATCGTCCAGATGCACCGCCAGCAGGCTGCCCAGCCAGCCGCCCAGCAACAAGCCGGGGACCATCCACGCCACCGTCGGCCACAGCACGCTGCCGCGGCGATGATGGGCGTAGGCCGACGAGGCTGCGGTCATGATGATGCTGGCCATCGAACTGGCCAGTGCCGCATGCATCGCCGCATCCTTGGGCACGCCGTGCAGCGGCAGCAGCCATACCAGCGCCGCGACCAGCACCAATCCGCCGCCTATGCCGAGCAACCCCGCGAGCACGCCCGCGATCGCGCCCAACAGCGGGAACATCCACACGCCTTCCATCGTTTCTACCGTCCCCTTCGATCGCTGCTTGGCGCCGATTCGCGTGAATTTTCGGCGAAATTCCGGTTCACGAACCATCGGCTATAGTCCGCCGATGCGCCTATCCAAACCCTGCATGCTACTCGCAACCGTGCTGCTCGCCTTCACCGCCGCGGCGCAGGCGCAATCGTCCGACGCGCAGGTGCGCGCGGCGATCGAAGCCGCCGAGCGCGGTCAGTTCGACGCGGCGCAGTACGCATCGCTCAGCCGGGACCCGCTGTACGGCTGGATCGAATACGCCGCCCTGCGCCGCGACATCGACACGCTGCCGGCGGCGCAGGCGCAATCGTTCCTGGCGCGTTACCAAGGCCAGCCGGTGGCCGAAGCCTTCCGCGAGATCTGGCTGCCCGCGGCATCGCGCCGGCAGGACTGGGCCGCGTTCCGCGCGGCATGGTCGCCGTCGATCAAGGACAGCACGCTGCGCTGCGCCGAATTGAATGCACGCCAGGCTACCGGCGCGGCCGATGCGCAATGGGTGAAGGACGCGCAGGCGGTATGGCGCACCGGCAAGGTCCTGCCCGGCGAATGCGAAACGGTGTTTTCGGCGCTTGTCGCGAAAGGCGGACTGCCGCCCGCGCTGCGCTGGGAACGCCTGGACCTGGCCGCGGCCGAATGGCAGCCGGCGGTGATGCGAGCAGCCGCGCGCGGATTGCCCGCCGACGAGGCTGCATTAGCCAACGACTACGCCGCCTTCATGGAAGCCGTGCACGAACGCGCGCTCACCTGGCCCAAGACGCCGCGCAGCCGCATGGTCGCCTCGCAAGGCCTGGCGCGGCTGGCCAAATCCACGCCGATCGCCGCCGAAATGCAATTGCAGAAGTATTCCGATGCGCTCGGCTTCAGCGAGGCCGAACGCGCCCGCGTGCTGTACCAGGCCGCGCTGTGGACGGTGGCCTCGTACGAGCCCGACTCGGCGCGCCGCTTGAA includes:
- a CDS encoding thiol:disulfide interchange protein DsbA/DsbL — translated: MNKRLALLLLALLPLIACSRQEPPAAAPAATEAAAPAVADEAVPADEPAAAADAATTPAPATDPAATATPDAAPAAEAAPPAAAAPAPGAPVAGVDYVLIANGQSFLPLNGKVEVVEVFGYVCPACAQFQPLVNGWKNKLPANVRFTYVPAAFGGPWTNYGKAYYAAETMGLVERTHDDLFKAIHIDQTLKGERGTDSVADIAAFYGKYGVDPKQFASTVESFAVNAKLNKAKQWAIRSGLEGTPTIIVNGKYRVLGKTFPDMLRIADQLIAQESAAAAQ
- a CDS encoding thiol:disulfide interchange protein DsbA/DsbL codes for the protein MTLRLALLLLALLPLTACKQAAPETAATAPETTAAAPTGSPVAGVDYIVIPNGQPYAAADGKVEVAEAFGYACPHCAHFEPLLKNWKATLPANARFVAVPATFGGPWDTYARGYFAAESLGLVDNTHEAVFNAIHGLRTLPPNASAEQIAAFYAQHGADAAAFSAAMASPAVDAKLEHVRQFLARAEVPGTADIGTPMIIVNGKYRIDAGEGGYEKMLDTAGKLVAQESASGG
- a CDS encoding endonuclease/exonuclease/phosphatase family protein, with protein sequence MPDSGQDRRRLRLLSANIQAGSSTRRYSDYAMRSWSHVLPAGNKRGSLDTIAQLAGEHDIVGLQESDPGSWRSGFTNQTHYLAERGGFDYWSHQPNRRVGNLASSANGLLSKLEPVEVTDHALPGRISGRGVLMARFGDGDHGLTVAVAHLSLGAQSRRAQLAYIAELLSGHEHAVLMGDFNCMPDRPEMQTLYKHTRLQPPAICVPTFPSWRPQRAIDHILVTDTLNLAGARAFPAAFSDHLALSVELDVPEKALR
- a CDS encoding sulfite exporter TauE/SafE family protein; the encoded protein is MFPLLGAIAGVLAGLLGIGGGLVLVAALVWLLPLHGVPKDAAMHAALASSMASIIMTAASSAYAHHRRGSVLWPTVAWMVPGLLLGGWLGSLLAVHLDDAVLRWCVAGYCYLAAAQLTWGGTKAGGHDGVRPRGLPMSAAGVGIGAVSAVVGIGGGSMTVPLLVWRGVAPVRAVGTSSACGIAIGIGSALGYALNAPVGALPSHAVGYVYLPAAIGVAIASVLAAPYGTRLAHAISGKALKRVFAVFLVVMGSSLLFGG
- a CDS encoding thiol:disulfide interchange protein DsbA/DsbL, with amino-acid sequence MLKRFATWSLLAALLIPALAGAQVLIPGTDYDELAQGQPFEPLNGKVEVVEIFAYGCHFCAQFQPLVDQWKRKLPADVRFTYVPATYSLDDPFARAFYAAQAKPGLFARTHEALFQAINTDITVPRNASIDELAAFYSGYGVTAPAFAAAMQTPAVEAKLRKARDFALAVELQGTPSLIVNGKYRVKGASYQDMLRIADQLIAKERSARR